In a genomic window of Diabrotica undecimpunctata isolate CICGRU chromosome 2, icDiaUnde3, whole genome shotgun sequence:
- the LOC140433853 gene encoding E3 SUMO-protein ligase KIAA1586-like, which translates to MSSSSESDSNLGETSSRCLKRTKYMQTYKKQWENNLKYSGWIKQSSKGVHFAFCSCCAKHINVSSGTDAVDKHANRKIHIDKAKAMKSQSKLKFDIINNKFEDQRKAEIRLCAFLVEHNLPFTIMDHLPDLLKTINPDVIKELKCARTKSQNIVEKIMGKDSFEILCEDLRRKKFSLIIDESTDLSTTKHLCLVVRYEKNYVIQDSFLSLIPLASADANTLFQAVLSFFAEHNIPYKDNLIGFASDGANVMMGSKHSFMTLLKNEIPEIFIMKCICHSYHLCASYACEKLPRFVEDLVRDIHNYFSSSPKRISQFREFQSFCNVKFHKILHPSQTRWLSVHAAVSRILEQYNALKLFFTDAVQNNELLAAENILVKLNDVTTLLFLSFLDFVLPLFNNINKEMQSQSPKIHLVYSKICSTLKTLFDCFLKRECILDKSIENIDFRNSRNYLDLEQIYYGARVQNIFYNHTDLTPEQKHLFQLRCLDFYIESCNQIVKRMPLESNKLKELSIIGPAKVKSGEISSIAHMCSLFPGLVLSSTSSNIPMQVIDTEWRLLRNTEEIKDLDEDVEQFWKGVTKFKNGDGTPTFSHLTSFIFNLLSLPQSSANVERIFSTVNILKTKRRNRLSTETITGILHSKRYIAGEGENTCYNFEIGKSLISKISKDRWYEKENE; encoded by the exons ATGTCGTCAAGTTCTGAAAGTGATTCAAACCTAGGTGAAACAAGTAGCAGGTGTCTAAAaagaacaaaatatatgcagACATACAAAAAGCAATGGGAgaacaatttaaaatattctgGGTGGATTAAGCAAAGCAGTAAAGGGGTTCATTTTGCATTTTGCTCTTGTTGTGCAAAACATATCAATGTTAGTTCTGGTACTGATGCTGTGGACAAACATGCTAATCGAAAAATTCATATAGACAAGGCTAAAGCCATGAAATCGCAATCCAAACTGAAatttgatattattaataataaatttgaagATCAAAGAAAAG ctGAAATCAGACTATGCGCTTTCCTTGTAGAGCATAATCTACCTTTTACAATTATGGATCATTTACCCGATCTCTTGAAAACTATTAATCCAGATGTGATTAAGGAGTTGAAATGTGCTAGGACAAAAAGCCAGAATATAGTCGAGAAAATAATGGGAAAAGATAGTTTTGAGATTTTATGTGAAGATTTACGACGAAAAAAATTTTCTCTAATAATAGATGAATCGACTGATCTTTCCACCACGAAGCATTTATGTTTAGTCGTAAGGTATGAAAAAAACTATGTTATTCAAGATTCCTTTCTGTCTCTCATACCACTAGCCTCGGCAGATGCAAATACTCTTTTTCAAGCTGTGCTAAGTTTTTTTGCTGAACACAATATTCCTTACAAGGATAATCTCATTGGTTTTGCATCTGATGGAGCTAATGTTATGATGGGTTCTAAACATTCTTTCATGACTCTTTTAAAAAATGAAATCCCTGAAATTTTTATCATGAAATGTATATGTCATTCTTATCACTTGTGTGCATCTTATGCATGCGAAAAATTGCCAAGATTTGTTGAGGACTTAGTGCGAgatattcataattatttttcttcaagTCCTAAACGTATTTCTCAATTTAGAGAATTTCAATCATTCtgtaatgttaaatttcataaaatattacATCCGTCCCAAACTCGCTGGCTTTCCGTACATGCTGCAGTATCGCGTATATTGGAACAGTATAATGCACTGAAGTTATTTTTCACAGATGCTGTTCAGAATAACGAATTACTTGCAGCTGAAAATATCTTAGTTAAACTTAATGATGttactactcttttatttctgtCATTTTTAGATTTCGTATTACCCTTATTTaataacataaataaagaaatgcaaTCACAGTCGCCTAAAATCCATTTAGTGTATTCCAAAATCTGTTcaactttaaaaacattgttcGACTGTTTTTTAAAAAGAGAATGTATTTTGGACAAGTCAATCGAAAACATTGATTTTAGAAATTCTAGAAATTATTTAGATCTTGAGCAAATATATTATGGCGCGagggtacaaaatattttttataatcatACAGATTTAACTCCAGaacaaaaacatttatttcaATTGAGATGTCTTGACTTCTACATTGAAAGTTGCAACCAAATTGTTAAAAGAATGCCCTTAGAAAGCAATAAGCTAAAAGAACTGTCTATTATAGGTCCCGCAAAAGTTAAATCTGGTGAAATTTCATCTATTGCCCATATGTGTAGCTTATTCCCTGGACTAGTCCTATCCTCGACCTCTAGCAATATTCCAATGCAGGTAATTGACACTGAGTGGCGTCTATTGCGAAATACGGAAGAAATAAAAGATTTAGATGAAGATGTAGAACAGTTTTGGAAGGGTGTTACGAAATTTAAAAATGGCGACGGAACGCCAACGTTTTCTCACCTAACAAGTTTTATTTTCAACCTTCTATCTTTACCACAGTCCTCAGCAAATGTTGAGCGAATATTTTCTACTGTGAATATACTTAAAACCAAACGGAGAAATCGTTTATCAACGGAAACAATAACAGGTATTTTACACTCTAAAAGATATATAGCTGGAGAAGGAGAAAACACCTGTTATAATTTTGAAATTGGAAAATCACTAATTTCCAAAATATCAAAAGATCGTTGgtatgaaaaagaaaatgaataG